Proteins encoded within one genomic window of Pseudalkalibacillus sp. SCS-8:
- the gvpA gene encoding gas vesicle structural protein GvpA: protein MAVQKTTDSSSLAEVIDRILDKGIVIDAFARVSVVGIEILTVEARVVIASVDTWLRYAEAVGLLRDEVEEEGLPSQSNERRNAQFSV from the coding sequence ATGGCTGTTCAAAAAACAACTGATAGTTCAAGTTTGGCAGAGGTAATCGACAGGATATTGGATAAAGGAATTGTAATTGATGCTTTCGCTAGAGTTTCTGTAGTAGGTATTGAAATATTGACAGTAGAAGCGCGTGTTGTTATTGCAAGTGTTGATACGTGGTTACGTTATGCAGAAGCCGTCGGACTGTTGCGTGATGAAGTGGAAGAGGAAGGGTTGCCTTCTCAATCAAATGAACGGAGAAATGCTCAATTCAGTGTTTAA
- the gvpN gene encoding gas vesicle protein GvpN has protein sequence MTALKERIYKDSRTFIQDRKTNQLISRSLQYLRAGFPVHFTGPTGTGKTSLALELAERRSRPVRLIHGHTELNNKDLIGNYTGYTTKKVIDQYVRSVYKKDETVSESWVDGRLLEAVKNGYTLVYDEFTRSRPVTNNLFLSILEEGVLPLYGVKQTESFCRIHPEFRVIFTSNPEEYSGVYQSPDALLDRMITMYIDYKDIEAEATILTEKFGINKQEAYLISSLTSRLRKNQNGPSIRASMMIARISIEEDIPIDGGNEEFQQLCIDLLCFPISRSIESEDPFSEAEKTILELLNNLK, from the coding sequence ATGACTGCATTGAAGGAACGGATATACAAAGATTCACGAACATTCATTCAAGACCGTAAAACAAATCAGTTGATTTCACGCTCCCTTCAATACTTACGGGCTGGTTTTCCAGTTCATTTCACAGGTCCTACTGGAACGGGTAAAACGTCCCTAGCTCTTGAACTGGCGGAGAGACGAAGCAGACCAGTAAGACTCATACACGGTCACACCGAATTGAACAACAAGGATTTGATTGGTAATTATACTGGCTATACCACAAAGAAGGTCATCGATCAGTATGTCCGCTCGGTATATAAAAAGGATGAAACCGTGTCAGAATCATGGGTGGATGGACGCCTGCTTGAAGCAGTTAAGAATGGATACACATTGGTCTACGATGAATTCACGCGTTCACGACCCGTTACGAATAATCTCTTCCTCTCCATATTGGAGGAAGGTGTTCTCCCATTGTACGGAGTGAAGCAGACCGAATCTTTTTGCAGGATTCACCCTGAGTTCAGGGTGATTTTCACAAGCAATCCTGAGGAATATTCCGGCGTTTATCAAAGTCCGGATGCTTTACTTGATCGGATGATTACCATGTACATTGATTACAAGGATATTGAGGCGGAGGCAACAATCCTTACAGAAAAATTCGGTATAAACAAACAAGAAGCCTACTTAATTTCGTCTTTAACCTCTAGACTGCGTAAGAATCAAAATGGCCCGAGTATCCGGGCATCCATGATGATTGCGCGAATTTCAATTGAAGAAGATATTCCGATTGATGGTGGCAATGAAGAATTCCAACAGTTATGTATTGATTTATTATGCTTTCCGATAAGCAGGTCCATTGAATCTGAAGATCCTTTTTCTGAAGCAGAAAAGACAATCTTAGAACTTCTAAACAATTTGAAATAA
- a CDS encoding SatD family protein has product MVMQSCVCIASDVKDSRKKNKTELLESLMSCIKSLNDTYKEDLLVDFDIRNGDELIGVVKSFKKSYEIAVTMKSILQKSNITLYIGLGLGELETSNPTIHTMNGSAILNAFDARDRFLKEKHPDSKHWILDEKESSLFFYGKGYPYQALNALHFAIQEKKEKRSDKQNEVISLVKKKPDATYEQIGKELGYKSAKSTVSYLLSRAQFHIVNEMEKGLTDLLRNLQTERRKGGQNDA; this is encoded by the coding sequence ATGGTGATGCAATCGTGTGTATGTATTGCTTCTGATGTGAAAGACTCACGGAAAAAGAATAAGACAGAGCTGCTGGAATCGTTAATGTCTTGCATCAAGTCTCTGAATGATACTTATAAGGAAGATCTATTGGTTGATTTCGACATCCGTAATGGAGATGAATTGATTGGAGTAGTGAAGTCTTTTAAAAAAAGTTATGAGATCGCGGTTACGATGAAATCCATCCTTCAGAAATCCAACATCACGTTATATATCGGGTTGGGGCTTGGCGAGTTGGAAACATCCAATCCTACGATCCACACGATGAATGGGTCAGCAATTTTGAATGCGTTCGATGCTAGAGATCGTTTTTTGAAAGAAAAACACCCGGATTCAAAACATTGGATTCTAGATGAAAAGGAGAGTTCCTTGTTCTTTTATGGGAAGGGGTACCCTTATCAAGCTTTGAATGCCCTCCATTTTGCCATTCAAGAGAAAAAAGAGAAACGAAGTGACAAACAAAACGAAGTGATTTCTCTTGTGAAGAAAAAGCCAGATGCCACTTATGAACAAATCGGAAAAGAGCTCGGATATAAATCAGCTAAATCAACGGTATCCTACTTGCTATCCAGGGCTCAATTCCACATCGTCAATGAGATGGAGAAGGGCTTGACTGATTTATTGAGAAACCTGCAAACAGAGAGGAGGAAGGGGGGACAAAACGATGCATGA
- a CDS encoding gas vesicle protein GvpG, producing the protein MLHKLVTAPMNLVIKVGEKVQEELDKELYDLPTIQQKLIQLQMMYELGEISERAFQNKEEELLARYEIAKKMELEEWEELTKKKE; encoded by the coding sequence ATGCTCCACAAGCTGGTTACTGCACCTATGAATCTGGTGATCAAAGTAGGTGAAAAGGTCCAAGAGGAGCTCGACAAGGAACTTTATGATCTCCCCACCATCCAACAGAAGCTTATTCAATTGCAAATGATGTATGAATTAGGAGAAATCTCCGAAAGGGCATTCCAAAATAAAGAAGAGGAACTATTAGCCCGCTATGAAATTGCGAAGAAGATGGAGTTGGAAGAATGGGAAGAGCTGACTAAGAAGAAGGAATGA
- the gvpQ gene encoding gas vesicle protein GvpQ codes for MADKPIKKVMKKAAKKVIDKAPSRLKEEMKEEAMDHAVERIEDRVQSNAKTTATHISRVKEENAEKAHHRAEKVKENLQEVLLSAREKLKKVKEAGNEFQEKMASGNETNNRIKSTRDIKGVRDIKSSTELKSSRDIPSATSIKTLGS; via the coding sequence GTGGCGGACAAGCCTATCAAAAAGGTCATGAAAAAAGCTGCAAAGAAAGTGATTGACAAAGCGCCATCGCGTTTGAAAGAGGAAATGAAAGAGGAAGCGATGGATCATGCGGTGGAAAGGATAGAGGATCGTGTCCAGTCAAATGCAAAAACCACTGCAACCCATATATCCAGAGTGAAGGAAGAAAACGCTGAAAAAGCTCATCATCGTGCTGAGAAAGTGAAAGAAAATCTCCAAGAAGTATTACTTTCTGCTAGGGAGAAGCTTAAAAAAGTGAAAGAAGCCGGAAACGAGTTTCAAGAAAAGATGGCTTCCGGCAATGAAACAAATAACAGAATAAAGAGTACAAGAGACATTAAAGGCGTGCGAGATATAAAAAGTTCTACTGAATTGAAAAGCTCAAGGGATATTCCATCAGCAACATCGATAAAAACACTCGGTTCTTAA
- a CDS encoding gas vesicle protein yields the protein MSPRQSIENKEVALVDILDVVLDKGVAIRGDILISIAGIDLVYLDLKVLISSVETLVNNSESENMEFKEGDMCHASRSSNQLTNQYRS from the coding sequence ATGTCCCCGAGGCAATCAATTGAAAATAAAGAAGTGGCACTTGTTGATATTCTAGATGTCGTTCTGGATAAAGGGGTTGCAATCAGAGGAGATATACTGATTTCGATTGCTGGAATCGATCTTGTTTATTTGGATTTGAAGGTATTGATCTCTTCAGTTGAAACCCTCGTGAATAACAGTGAATCTGAAAATATGGAGTTTAAAGAAGGTGATATGTGCCATGCATCAAGGTCATCAAACCAACTCACAAATCAATATCGATCCTGA
- a CDS encoding GvpL/GvpF family gas vesicle protein: MERLIYLYGFIRSSELTHSSLPSLEGFDRKSELYPIQGNTITAIVCGLDSNVYTEETLQQKVDQDVEWLKRKALHHHETLLSINEFFNPVIPLSFCTVYKSENSLINKMIENEQMISETLNTLDGTEEWNLKIYCDQDKVRDVLKQSSKELEAKRKEIQALPPGRQYFEKKKLDKWVESQLESKNNQICERIHEKLKAFSIQQEVKSTWSKEVTGSKDKMAWNSVFLLPEHRIKDYLKEIEREERAHGNNGWRFEVSGPWPAYHFSSIS; this comes from the coding sequence ATGGAACGCTTAATCTACTTATATGGATTTATACGATCTTCTGAATTAACACACAGTTCCTTACCTTCACTAGAAGGTTTCGATCGTAAATCCGAACTTTACCCGATACAAGGGAATACAATCACAGCAATCGTTTGTGGTTTGGATTCGAATGTATATACAGAAGAAACACTACAACAAAAGGTTGATCAGGATGTAGAGTGGTTGAAAAGGAAGGCCCTCCACCATCACGAAACCTTGCTTTCAATAAATGAATTTTTTAATCCTGTAATTCCGTTATCGTTTTGTACCGTCTATAAGTCAGAAAATAGTTTAATCAATAAGATGATTGAAAATGAACAAATGATTTCTGAGACCTTGAACACACTTGATGGAACAGAAGAATGGAATCTGAAAATCTACTGCGATCAGGATAAAGTAAGGGACGTTCTGAAGCAAAGCAGTAAAGAACTAGAAGCAAAAAGAAAAGAGATTCAAGCATTGCCACCAGGCAGGCAATATTTCGAGAAGAAAAAACTTGATAAATGGGTAGAATCACAGCTTGAAAGTAAAAACAATCAAATTTGTGAGCGTATTCATGAGAAGCTGAAAGCATTCTCTATTCAACAAGAAGTTAAGAGCACATGGAGTAAAGAGGTTACTGGATCTAAAGATAAGATGGCCTGGAACAGTGTGTTTCTTCTTCCGGAACATAGGATTAAAGACTATTTGAAAGAGATCGAACGAGAAGAAAGGGCGCACGGAAATAACGGATGGCGATTTGAAGTATCAGGTCCGTGGCCAGCCTATCACTTTTCGAGTATATCTTAG
- a CDS encoding GvpL/GvpF family gas vesicle protein, producing MEQKDELGIYLFCGIQTDQEDEFGTVEIEGQSRNIFTIHYKDAAMVVAEAPLKIYHPNKENLMFHQNTVSEVMNRNDTVIPISFGNIFKTREDVKVLLENLYPQFKKLFPEIKGKMELGLKVIGKKEWLESKVNEYEDIVNKAASVNNKSEAASYYERIQLGDFAQKMVSQIQQEIIAEIYEPLKDTAEAARNNPPHGEKMLMNASFLIDRKQEGMFDEKINAAHEKWKDKVDFKYTGPWPVYNFVNIRLSVEES from the coding sequence ATGGAACAGAAGGATGAACTCGGAATCTATTTGTTTTGCGGGATCCAAACAGATCAAGAGGATGAGTTTGGTACGGTGGAGATTGAAGGACAATCAAGGAATATTTTCACCATTCATTATAAAGATGCTGCGATGGTAGTGGCTGAGGCTCCATTGAAAATTTACCATCCGAATAAGGAAAACCTTATGTTCCACCAGAATACCGTTTCTGAAGTAATGAACCGTAACGACACAGTGATTCCAATCAGCTTCGGTAATATTTTCAAAACACGTGAAGATGTGAAAGTACTCTTGGAAAATCTTTATCCGCAATTCAAAAAATTGTTCCCGGAAATCAAAGGGAAAATGGAACTTGGATTAAAGGTGATAGGCAAGAAAGAATGGCTCGAATCAAAAGTGAATGAATATGAAGACATTGTGAATAAAGCAGCATCAGTAAATAACAAATCTGAGGCTGCCAGTTATTACGAGCGAATCCAATTAGGAGACTTCGCCCAAAAAATGGTCTCACAAATTCAACAAGAAATAATTGCGGAAATCTATGAACCGCTGAAGGATACAGCTGAAGCTGCAAGGAACAATCCACCGCATGGTGAGAAAATGTTGATGAATGCTTCGTTTCTCATTGATCGGAAGCAAGAGGGTATGTTTGATGAGAAAATAAATGCTGCCCATGAAAAATGGAAGGATAAAGTTGATTTTAAATATACAGGACCTTGGCCAGTTTACAATTTTGTCAACATCCGCTTAAGTGTGGAAGAAAGCTGA
- a CDS encoding S8 family peptidase, with amino-acid sequence MKNNNWALSIGLLVLIAGVILFLPADKVEAPLVNEDQSAKRILPEKLGTKQSNHLVKKDSIQYGKDLVQKLDTSPSIGVIKHNRTKVSSHFRDREVTVRFKVKPTKEELTRLSAEINGNVSKELDATYIFQSKSQSTQEMVTYFSSKNNVLFAEPNYIYLQNETDDELYQQYQWNLPAIRTEEGWEITRGNEDVLIAIIDTGIDLKHPDLSKRLVDGYNVLNDSPLPIDDNGHGTHVAGIIASETNNGVGTAGMTWYNRIMPIKAMNADGYGTSFDVAQGIRWAVENGADVINMSLGNYKASKALKEAIDFAYDKNVIMVAASGNENTDQTSYPAAFDNVIGVAAVDLRLNRADFSNYGDYIDVAAPGVDIASTYIKGQYASLSGTSMATPHVAALAGLLRSYKPELSNAEIIKIIEDTTDDVGQPGRDQYTGNGVINVKAALEAVNRKKQPLGKFGEWFQSIR; translated from the coding sequence ATGAAAAATAATAACTGGGCATTATCAATCGGATTATTAGTGTTGATTGCAGGGGTCATCCTGTTCCTGCCGGCAGATAAAGTGGAAGCACCGCTTGTTAATGAAGATCAATCTGCCAAAAGGATTCTTCCTGAAAAATTAGGTACGAAGCAGTCAAATCACCTTGTAAAAAAGGACTCCATCCAATATGGGAAAGATCTTGTACAAAAACTAGATACAAGCCCATCCATCGGAGTCATCAAGCATAATCGAACAAAAGTGAGCAGTCATTTCCGCGATCGTGAAGTGACCGTCCGTTTTAAAGTGAAACCAACCAAGGAAGAACTGACAAGGCTTTCAGCCGAAATAAACGGAAATGTATCCAAGGAGTTGGATGCTACTTATATTTTTCAATCCAAATCTCAATCCACCCAAGAGATGGTCACATATTTCAGTAGCAAAAATAATGTTTTGTTTGCAGAGCCGAATTATATCTATTTACAGAATGAAACCGATGATGAGCTCTATCAGCAATACCAATGGAATTTGCCAGCAATTCGAACGGAAGAAGGTTGGGAAATTACAAGAGGAAATGAAGATGTACTTATTGCGATCATAGATACTGGCATCGACCTAAAGCACCCTGATCTCTCCAAACGGTTGGTTGATGGGTATAATGTGTTGAATGACTCTCCTTTGCCGATTGATGACAACGGACATGGGACACATGTTGCCGGTATCATCGCTTCAGAGACCAATAATGGTGTTGGGACAGCTGGTATGACGTGGTATAACCGTATCATGCCAATCAAAGCCATGAATGCGGATGGATACGGTACCTCGTTTGATGTTGCGCAAGGAATACGATGGGCTGTTGAAAACGGTGCAGATGTCATAAATATGAGTCTTGGTAACTATAAAGCATCAAAAGCGCTTAAAGAAGCGATTGACTTTGCGTATGATAAAAATGTAATCATGGTAGCAGCCTCTGGAAATGAAAATACGGATCAAACCAGCTATCCCGCAGCGTTTGATAATGTAATCGGCGTGGCCGCAGTTGATTTGAGGCTGAATCGGGCGGATTTCTCAAATTATGGGGATTATATTGATGTTGCAGCTCCAGGAGTAGACATTGCCAGTACGTATATTAAGGGACAATATGCGTCTCTATCTGGAACGTCGATGGCCACCCCTCATGTGGCGGCACTTGCCGGATTGCTGAGGTCCTATAAGCCAGAGCTGAGTAATGCTGAAATTATCAAAATCATTGAGGATACAACCGATGATGTAGGACAACCTGGAAGAGATCAATATACAGGAAACGGAGTCATCAATGTGAAAGCAGCTCTTGAAGCAGTAAATCGAAAAAAACAACCTTTAGGAAAATTCGGCGAGTGGTTTCAATCAATACGTTAA
- a CDS encoding ABC-F family ATP-binding cassette domain-containing protein produces MINVTNVGLRFADRKLFEDVNIKFNPGNCYGLIGANGAGKSTFLKILSGEIEPQQGDVHIPPGHRLAVLKQNHFEYEEYKVLDTVMMGHERLYEIIQEKDAIYAKPDFSEEDGIKAAELEGEFAELNGWEAESDAAVLLKGLGIEEDLHSEELKDLTNSEKVKVLLAQALFGNPDILLLDEPTNGLDLKATHWLEEFLINFENTVIVVSHDRHFLNKVCTHIADLDFGKIQIYVGNYDFWYESSQLAQKMAQEQNKKKEEKIKDLQNFIARFSANASKSKQATSRKKLLEKITLDDIKPSSRRYPFVGFSPAREIGNDLLRVEGLTKTVNGVKVLDNVSFVMNKDDKIALVGKNEIAKTTLMKILMGEMEPDSGSYKWGITTSQAYFPKDNSKYFEGCDLNLVDWLRQYSPEDDSDTFLRGFLGRMLFSGEEVKKKASVLSGGEKVRCMLSKMMLSNANVLLLDEPTNHLDLESITALNNGLIKFKGSMLFASHDHQFVQTIANRIIEITDNGLMDKVMTYDEYLEDAQIQAELEKMYA; encoded by the coding sequence ATGATAAATGTGACAAACGTAGGCTTACGTTTTGCAGACCGCAAATTGTTTGAAGATGTGAACATCAAGTTCAACCCTGGTAACTGCTATGGATTGATTGGGGCCAATGGTGCTGGTAAATCCACATTCTTGAAAATCCTATCGGGGGAAATCGAACCTCAACAAGGTGATGTGCACATCCCACCAGGACATCGTCTCGCCGTATTGAAGCAAAACCATTTCGAATATGAAGAATATAAAGTATTAGATACAGTAATGATGGGACACGAAAGGCTTTATGAGATCATCCAAGAAAAGGATGCCATATATGCCAAGCCAGATTTCTCTGAAGAGGATGGAATCAAGGCTGCAGAGCTTGAAGGAGAGTTTGCTGAGCTTAACGGATGGGAAGCAGAATCAGATGCTGCAGTCCTTCTGAAAGGTCTTGGAATTGAGGAAGACTTGCATTCGGAAGAATTGAAGGACTTGACGAACAGCGAGAAAGTAAAGGTCTTGTTGGCTCAAGCATTATTCGGTAATCCTGATATCCTTTTACTTGATGAGCCGACAAACGGTCTGGATTTGAAAGCGACTCACTGGCTTGAAGAATTCTTGATTAATTTCGAAAACACCGTTATTGTCGTCTCACATGATCGACATTTCTTGAATAAAGTATGTACGCATATTGCAGATTTGGATTTTGGTAAGATTCAGATCTATGTCGGAAACTATGATTTCTGGTATGAATCCAGTCAATTGGCACAGAAAATGGCACAAGAGCAAAATAAGAAGAAGGAAGAAAAAATCAAAGACTTGCAAAACTTCATCGCCCGGTTCAGCGCGAATGCATCCAAATCCAAGCAAGCGACCTCTCGTAAAAAATTGCTCGAGAAGATTACTCTGGATGATATCAAGCCATCGTCACGCCGATATCCATTCGTAGGGTTCTCCCCTGCTAGAGAAATCGGAAATGATTTGTTACGAGTTGAAGGACTTACAAAGACTGTGAATGGCGTTAAAGTGTTGGACAATGTCAGCTTTGTCATGAATAAAGACGATAAAATCGCTTTAGTAGGGAAAAATGAAATCGCAAAAACCACCCTCATGAAGATCCTGATGGGTGAAATGGAACCAGACAGTGGTTCATACAAATGGGGCATCACGACCTCGCAAGCCTACTTCCCGAAAGATAACTCCAAGTACTTCGAGGGTTGTGATCTGAATCTTGTTGATTGGCTGCGTCAATACTCTCCAGAAGATGATAGTGATACGTTCTTGAGAGGATTCCTTGGAAGGATGCTTTTCTCCGGAGAGGAAGTTAAGAAGAAGGCCAGTGTTCTATCTGGAGGAGAAAAGGTACGTTGTATGTTATCGAAAATGATGCTCAGCAATGCCAACGTATTATTGCTGGATGAGCCGACGAACCATTTGGATCTAGAGTCCATTACAGCATTGAACAATGGATTGATCAAATTTAAAGGGTCCATGCTCTTTGCATCACATGATCACCAATTCGTTCAAACGATAGCGAATCGTATCATTGAAATCACAGACAATGGTCTTATGGACAAAGTGATGACCTATGACGAATATTTAGAAGATGCACAAATTCAAGCTGAATTAGAAAAAATGTACGCCTAA
- the gvpO gene encoding gas vesicle protein GvpO, producing the protein MEIKKIMDHVADFFHEHVAPPHKFTSVEANGDDGWKVTLEVIEEKEYMKKYAKDEMIGTYEVFINNEQEVTSFKRQDVRFRSAVNV; encoded by the coding sequence ATGGAAATTAAGAAGATTATGGATCATGTCGCGGATTTCTTTCATGAGCATGTAGCCCCTCCACATAAATTTACTTCGGTAGAAGCAAATGGTGATGATGGATGGAAGGTCACGCTTGAAGTGATTGAAGAAAAAGAATACATGAAGAAATATGCAAAGGACGAAATGATTGGAACCTATGAAGTCTTTATAAATAATGAGCAAGAGGTCACCTCATTTAAAAGACAAGACGTTCGGTTCCGAAGTGCTGTGAATGTATGA
- a CDS encoding DUF3307 domain-containing protein has product MHELLFLFLFTHFAADFLFQTNRMIELKKNKKHKGLGLHILVHFLLTSVGAILFIFLTQGGMILISQISITIVLVLISHYLMDWLKEYLLSQERSVTYSATLFLLDQVLHVFFIILFFNVTGLLSIPWSEYFEISMTFLFDGVEVSNLSKLLLIGIFLILGTEGAGYLLGILLRNLGPNPTLHKDMYSITDEKTEIKSSFNEKGEEVNEVTTIRTEQFYKDSPQKIGRYIGMIERVLIIVFIVQGIPHGMTFLIAVKSLTRFKQFESKDFAEYYLIGSLLSAGIAILLGYAVVRVI; this is encoded by the coding sequence ATGCATGAACTCCTATTTTTATTTCTTTTCACCCATTTTGCAGCTGATTTTCTATTTCAAACGAACCGTATGATTGAACTGAAAAAAAACAAAAAGCATAAAGGCTTGGGGCTACATATTCTTGTCCATTTCCTTCTGACTTCCGTCGGGGCTATCTTATTCATTTTCCTCACGCAGGGCGGTATGATCCTTATCAGTCAAATTTCCATAACGATCGTACTTGTTCTGATTAGTCATTATCTTATGGATTGGTTAAAGGAGTACCTCCTCTCGCAAGAACGCAGTGTGACATATTCAGCGACATTATTTCTTCTTGACCAAGTTCTTCACGTTTTCTTTATTATCTTGTTCTTCAACGTGACAGGACTGCTGTCCATTCCATGGTCTGAATATTTTGAGATCAGTATGACCTTCTTATTTGATGGAGTCGAAGTATCCAACCTTTCTAAGCTTCTATTAATCGGGATATTTCTTATCCTTGGAACAGAAGGAGCTGGATATTTATTAGGAATCCTTCTAAGGAATTTAGGGCCGAACCCAACACTGCATAAGGACATGTACAGCATTACAGATGAAAAGACAGAAATAAAATCCTCTTTCAACGAGAAAGGGGAAGAAGTGAATGAAGTAACGACGATCAGAACAGAACAATTCTATAAGGATTCTCCACAAAAAATCGGTCGATATATCGGTATGATTGAACGAGTCCTCATAATTGTCTTCATTGTTCAAGGGATTCCTCATGGGATGACGTTCCTTATTGCCGTTAAATCATTGACGAGATTCAAGCAATTTGAAAGTAAGGATTTTGCCGAATATTATTTGATCGGTAGCTTACTGAGTGCCGGCATTGCAATTTTACTTGGATATGCTGTAGTAAGGGTGATTTGA
- a CDS encoding DoxX family protein has protein sequence MMINFLRTNKGARYVLTLIRIYLGFVWLQASWGKITGSFDATGYLKGALSKAEGEHPAVQSWWANFIEHVALPNVSIINFLVPWGEFLVGVALILGVFTTFSVLMGLIMNFSYIFSGSAGQNPSMIILGFLIIVAGSNAAVLGLDRWIFRHTNQDEVKSQAKKPALHH, from the coding sequence ATGATGATCAACTTTTTAAGGACGAATAAAGGAGCCAGATACGTTCTTACTTTGATACGTATCTATCTAGGTTTTGTTTGGTTACAAGCCAGTTGGGGTAAGATCACGGGTTCATTTGATGCTACAGGTTATTTGAAAGGAGCACTATCGAAAGCAGAAGGTGAACACCCTGCTGTCCAATCATGGTGGGCGAATTTCATTGAACACGTCGCCTTACCGAATGTGTCCATCATTAACTTCCTCGTACCGTGGGGAGAGTTTTTAGTAGGCGTTGCACTCATCCTTGGGGTGTTCACGACCTTTTCCGTATTAATGGGTTTGATAATGAACTTTTCATATATTTTTTCTGGTTCAGCTGGTCAAAATCCGAGCATGATTATTCTAGGCTTCCTGATTATAGTTGCTGGATCCAACGCAGCCGTTTTGGGATTGGACCGTTGGATATTCCGTCATACGAATCAGGACGAAGTAAAATCACAAGCTAAAAAGCCTGCTCTTCATCATTAA
- a CDS encoding gas vesicle protein K: MHQGHQTNSQINIDPDNAQQGLAQLVMTVIELLRQTIERQAMRRVEGGTLTDEQVEQLGVALMNLEEKMEDLKEIFDLKEEDLNIDLGPLGNLL, encoded by the coding sequence ATGCATCAAGGTCATCAAACCAACTCACAAATCAATATCGATCCTGATAACGCTCAACAGGGTCTTGCACAATTGGTCATGACTGTAATTGAACTGTTGAGACAAACCATTGAGCGTCAAGCGATGAGAAGAGTAGAAGGCGGGACACTTACAGATGAACAAGTAGAGCAACTAGGTGTCGCCCTCATGAATTTAGAAGAAAAAATGGAAGACCTGAAAGAAATATTTGATTTGAAGGAAGAAGACTTGAACATCGATTTAGGTCCGCTAGGGAATTTGCTTTAA
- the gvpU gene encoding gas vesicle accessory protein GvpU, which produces MTTIAQTDKDSILEYFVRASNTEDLSLDITLNVKGALISGTMISAKEYFEILSGKLENGSKSAQKLSEEFAAASDAAEKQDNREVDYIHMKNTRVYCGDRHPTPSKGKILWRGKLDQIDGFFPGKISESKNDSKEES; this is translated from the coding sequence ATGACGACAATTGCTCAGACTGATAAAGATAGTATATTAGAGTATTTTGTTAGAGCTTCAAATACAGAGGACTTATCTCTAGACATTACATTGAATGTAAAGGGAGCATTGATTTCAGGAACGATGATATCGGCTAAAGAGTATTTCGAAATATTGAGCGGGAAACTGGAAAACGGAAGCAAATCCGCTCAAAAACTTAGTGAAGAGTTTGCCGCGGCAAGTGATGCGGCAGAAAAGCAAGATAATAGAGAAGTCGATTATATTCATATGAAGAATACACGGGTATATTGTGGTGACCGTCATCCGACGCCATCCAAAGGGAAGATTCTCTGGAGAGGGAAGCTGGATCAAATTGACGGATTCTTTCCAGGTAAGATTTCAGAATCAAAAAATGATTCGAAAGAGGAATCCTGA
- a CDS encoding gas vesicle protein: MSIEHPGQSHSIVDVLEKVLDKGVVVAGDIRVGLADVELLSIKIRLIIASVDKAKEIGMDWWETDPYLSSKAAEKQTQALEEENNELKERLEKLENSLLQTNRWNANEEGKE; encoded by the coding sequence ATGTCTATAGAACATCCTGGACAATCTCATTCAATCGTCGATGTCTTGGAGAAAGTATTAGATAAAGGTGTTGTTGTTGCCGGTGATATACGAGTAGGTCTTGCTGATGTTGAACTATTATCGATAAAAATCCGTTTGATCATCGCATCGGTCGATAAGGCGAAGGAAATCGGCATGGACTGGTGGGAAACGGATCCTTATTTAAGTTCTAAGGCAGCCGAAAAACAAACCCAAGCATTAGAAGAAGAGAACAATGAACTGAAAGAACGCCTGGAGAAGCTGGAGAACAGTCTTCTCCAAACAAACAGATGGAATGCAAATGAGGAGGGGAAAGAATGA